Genomic window (Cellulosilyticum lentocellum DSM 5427):
AGAAGTTAGCCAGTTCAGGGTATCATATTATCCTTGCTAATACAGATAATAATATAGAAAATGAGTTGGAGTATTTAAATATCTTTAGAAATAATCAAGTAGATGGGCTGATTTTTATTGCTACGATTATTAATAATAAACATAAAAAATTATTAAAGGAAATGCCCATACCAGTTGTCATTATCGGTCAAGAGTTAGAAGGATATTGCTGCGTTTATCATGACGATTATAATGCTGCTAAATCTTTGGTTAATGAAATAATTGGGGTGGGGTGCAAAAAGCTTGCTTATATTGGAGCACCCTCAAAGGATAAGGCGGCAGGATTAAGTAGAAAGAAAGCCTTTCTTGAAGCAATCGAGGCTAATAGTGAAAAAGTAGAAGCTGTAGCTTTAGAAGAAGGGCCTTTTTCTATGGAATCAGGATATGAACTGGCAAAGAAAGTGTTGAAAGATCACCCGGAAATAGACGGTATTTTTTGCGCTACAGATACAATTGCAGTAGGTGCCATTGAGGCTATTAAAGAAGTGGGAAAAGCTATTCCAGAAGAAATCTCAATAGTAGGTATGGGAGATACTAAGCTTTCTAAGGTTGTTTCGCCAAAACTTACTACGGTGAAGTACTATTACAGGATCAGTGGAGTCGAAGGAGCAAGTATGCTACTAGATATGATTGAACAAAATCAAACATATAATAAGAAAATTAAATTGGGTTATGAAATAATTGGAAGAGAATCTGTAAAAATATAGTATTGCCAGGCAAAGTGCACAAATGAATAACGAGATTTTGTTTAAATAATTAGTTTATAAATACAGTAAAATACCGTATAATAAAACCAATATATGAAATCGATTTCATATGTATTAATAATTATACAAGTTGAATTAAAATAATATCAGTTAGGATATTGTTTTGTTTAAAACAATACAATGTAAAATCGATTTCACTATGACAGCGAGAGGACAACTATGGATTATAAACAAGCTGCCCTAAAAGTTCTAGAAGGAATCGGGGGCAAGGACAATCTCGTATCAGGTGCACATTGCGCTACAAGATTACGTTTAGTATTAGCAGATAATAGTCATTTAAATAAAAAGGCTAATGAAGCAGTAGATGGTGTTAAAGGTGTTTTTGAAGCACAAGGACAAGTACAAAT
Coding sequences:
- a CDS encoding LacI family DNA-binding transcriptional regulator codes for the protein MNISEIAKIAGVSSATVSRYLNNGYVSEDKKEKIRMIIEQTGYVPSSQAQMLRTRKTKLIGVILPKISSETIGKVVDGISEKLASSGYHIILANTDNNIENELEYLNIFRNNQVDGLIFIATIINNKHKKLLKEMPIPVVIIGQELEGYCCVYHDDYNAAKSLVNEIIGVGCKKLAYIGAPSKDKAAGLSRKKAFLEAIEANSEKVEAVALEEGPFSMESGYELAKKVLKDHPEIDGIFCATDTIAVGAIEAIKEVGKAIPEEISIVGMGDTKLSKVVSPKLTTVKYYYRISGVEGASMLLDMIEQNQTYNKKIKLGYEIIGRESVKI